From one Anopheles bellator chromosome 1, idAnoBellAS_SP24_06.2, whole genome shotgun sequence genomic stretch:
- the LOC131216054 gene encoding prefoldin subunit 3, whose amino-acid sequence MQVVELPKLEKDQKSYAGIPEAVFVDDVEQYMEDSANGDSVEKVLKNFDEQHSKYRFMEYNMISRKRRLRQQIPDLTKSLDMIQILRAQKEDQETQFLLSEQVFVKTNMPPTQTVCLWLGANVMLEYPLDEAEELLRQNKHAAETNLLCFEHDQDFLRDQITTIEVNMARVHNYDVKKRQAQKASGEDKS is encoded by the exons ATGCAGGTGGTCGAATTGCCGAAGCTAGAGAAGGATCAAAAATCATATGCGGGCATTCCGGAGGCCGTGTTCGTG GACGATGTGGAGCAGTACATGGAAGACTCGGCCAACGGGGACAGCGTCGAGAAGGTGCTCAAAAACTTTGACGAACAGCACAGCAAATACCGGTTCATGGAATACAACATGATCTCGCGCAAACGTCGGCTGCGGCAGCAGATCCCGGACCTGACCAAAAGCCTCGACATGATCCAGATCCTGCGAGCACAGAAGGAAGACCAGGAAACACAGTTTCTGCTCAGCGAGCAGGTGTTCGTGAAAACCAACATGCCGCCGACCCAAACGGTGTGCCTGTGGCTGGGCGCCAACGTAATGCTCGAATACCCGCTCGATGAAGCCGAGGAGTTGCTCCGCCAGAACAAGCATGCGGCCGAAACCAATCTGCTGTGCTTCGAGCACGATCAGGACTTCTTGCGCGACCAAATAACGACCATCGAGGTTAACATGGCACGGGTGCACAATTACGACGTAAAAAAGCGGCAGGCACAGAAGGCATCGGGCGAGGACAAGTCGTAA
- the LOC131216064 gene encoding c-Myc-binding protein homolog, which produces MSTYKPIDVSKEDFRKYLSQKGVLDAMTKVLTKCNSDRPENALEYLADNLGERVQQQETIARLTAALSDARKEIELLKDEMRALKGGSGQDAETTAPAEVTENVNKLSEEAPSPAVPTGDQKSTVPSVAGTTEGASKEETVPSPKASDTVGGSKQQKDAAPENDQQDPPVITSSDKVDEKE; this is translated from the exons ATGTCGACCTACAAG CCGATTGATGTTTCGAAGGAGGACTTCCGGAAATATCTCAGTCAGAAGGGTGTTCTGGATGCCATGACAAAAGTACTGACGAAATGCAACAGCGACCGTCCGGAAAATGCACTCGAGTACCTGGCGGACAATTTGGGAGAGCGAGTCCAGCAGCAGGAAACGATCGCGCGATTAACAGCGGCACTGAGCGACGCACGAAAAGAGATCGAGCTGCTGAAAGACGAAATGCGTGCACTAAAGGGTGGTAGTGGGCAGGATGCAGAAACTACTGCGCCCGCTGAAGTGAcggaaaacgtaaacaaacttTCCGAAGAGGCACCAAGTCCGGCCGTGCCCACAGGTGACCAGAAATCGACTGTGCCCTCGGTCGCTGGTACGACTGAAGGCGCATCAAAGGAAGAAACCGTTCCGTCCCCGAAAGCCTCTGATACGGTTGGTGGTAGTAAGCAACAGAAAGACGCCGCCCCAGAGAACGACCAACAAGACCCACCAGTAATTACATCTTCCGACAAAGTAGATGAAAAAGAATAA